A region of Diadema setosum chromosome 15, eeDiaSeto1, whole genome shotgun sequence DNA encodes the following proteins:
- the LOC140238833 gene encoding beta-lactamase domain-containing protein 2-like → MGLLKSGALVGVTAILVVGVPKLSENPPQVFTDGSVSPGFEEVAQVFRKNFESGRDSLYGGSAFSAYYKGKKVVDLWGGYADADIGQQWRQDTMSIFYSTTKGIAAICFALLVDRGQLNYDKAVAHYWPEFAQKGKENITVRELLEHKAGLPLAPSPGLTPELLSDVKKAGEAMASSEPMWSPDGVTHAYHGITFGPLTNELLRRIDPEHRTMGRFFAEEIAKPFGIDFHIGLPLAENYRVSRGAIKSPNIFLHLIRGITSPTNRKAIRHFLHSDLFVRIIENSGLQQIGIFNNPYFRVVELPSAGGIGTAEAVAKLYGILAMGGTDPQTNRTLLSRQIVENLMKSDKPSLDEILGVPIAFNLGFMANEVVEGEMMYGHPGVGGQMGYADPTHQLGFAFVSTTISPFFLKDDPRTDALLAALYNCVRKQELK, encoded by the exons ATGGGTCTACTGAAAAGTGGTGCTTTGGTTGGAGTTACCGCCATATTGGTGGTCGGTGTACCAAAACTCTCGGAAAATCCTCCGCAAGTCTTTACTGACGGCTCCGTCTCACCCGGGTTCGAAGAGGTAGCTCAAGTTTTCAG AAAGAACTTTGAATCCGGACGCGATTCTCTCTACGGTGGATCGGCCTTTTCGGCTTACTACAAAGGCAAAAAGGTTGTAGACTTGTGGGGAGGCTATGCAGACGCAGACATCGGACAACAATGGCGTCAAGATACGATGTCGATTTTCTATTCAACTACGAAAG GGATAGCAGCGATCTGCTTTGCCTTGTTGGTCGATAGAGGGCAGCTCAACTACGACAAAGCCGTGGCTCACTATTGGCCAGAGTTTGCTCAAAAGGGCAAGGAGAACATCACAGTGAGAGAGCTTCTCGAACACAAG GCCGGTCTACCGCTTGCGCCCTCTCCCGGACTAACGCCTGAACTACTCAGTGACGTCAAGAAGGCTGGAGAGGCAATGGCGTCCAGCGAACCGATGTGGTCACCTGACGGGGTGACCCACGCCTATCATGGCATCACCTTTGGACCTCTCACCAATGAGCTTTTGCGGAGAATCGATCCTGAACACAGGACGATGGGAAGATTCTTTGCCGAGGAAATTGCAAAACCTTTCG GAATCGATTTTCACATCGGTCTCCCATTGGCCGAGAACTATCGAGTCTCACGAGGAGCTATTAAAAGCCCAAATATATTTCTTCACTTGATCCGCGGCATCACGAGTCCCACGAACCGGAAGGCCATAAGACATTTTCTTCACAGCGACCTCTTCGTCAGGATAATTGAGAATTCCGGACTCCAGCAA ATCGGAATCTTTAACAACCCATACTTTCGGGTCGTAGAGCTACCATCGGCAGGGGGAATTGGAACAGCTGAAGCAGTTGCCAAG CTATATGGCATCCTAGCGATGGGCGGTACTGACCCTCAAACCAACAGGACCCTCCTCTCAAGGCAAATTGTAGAAAATCTCATGAAAAGCGATAAACCAAGTCTGGATGAGATTCTAGGAGTTCCCATCGCCTTCAATCTTGGATTCATGGCAAATGAAGTTGTG GAGGGCGAGATGATGTACGGTCACCCGGGGGTTGGTGGTCAAATGGGTTATGCTGACCCCACTCATCAGCTCGGCTTCGCCTTCGTCAGTACTACGATATCCCCTTTCTTTCTGAAGGATGATCCTCGAACTGACGCACTGCTCGCAGCTTTGTATAATTGCGTCAGGAAGCAAGAACTGAAATGA
- the LOC140238991 gene encoding beta-lactamase domain-containing protein 2-like has product MSLKTNASLVVLTAILAVFLPTFFEAPPAVITDGFVAPGFEDVLKTFRENFESGRDSLYGGSAFSAYYNGKKVVDLWGGYADADIGQQWRQDTMSIFYSTTKGIAAICFALLVDRGQLNYDKAVAHYWPEFAQKGKENITVRELLEHKSGLPVTAPPGLSYELMSDVPKAGELMAASEPLWKPDGKTHGYHTITYGPLTNELLRRVDPKHRTLGKFFAEEIAEPFGLEFYIGLPLEKYYRTARIPGQGNLLLSTLRGLTSATNRQVLFHMLTTDVFMRSVEDGGMGSTEGLNDPYKLLVEIPSASGIGMAESVAKLYGILAMGGTDPQTNKTLFSRQTAHDMMKDRQPTLDRTLGIPMAYNLGFALLQMEEGVMYGHAGAGGQMGFADPVNKLGFAFVSSSQSPFVFPHHAPRTKALLASLYTCVKNQPTT; this is encoded by the exons ATGAGTCTTAAGACTAATGCTAGTCTGGTGGTTCTAACAGCCAttttggctgtatttcttcCTACATTCTTCGAGGCCCCTCCTGCAGTAATCACGGACGGGTTTGTTGCACCTGGATTCGAAGACGTCTTGAAGACTTTTAG AGAGAACTTTGAATCCGGACGCGATTCTCTGTACGGTGGATCGGCCTTCTCGGCTTACTACAACGGTAAAAAGGTTGTCGACTTGTGGGGAGGCTACGCAGACGCAGACATCGGACAACAATGGCGTCAAGATACGATGTCGATTTTCTACTCAACTACGAAAG GGATAGCAGCGATCTGCTTTGCCTTGCTGGTCGATAGAGGGCAGCTCAACTACGACAAAGCCGTGGCTCACTATTGGCCAGAGTTTGCTCAAAAGGGCAAGGAGAATATCACCGTGAGAGAGCTTCTCGAACACAAG TCTGGTCTGCCCGTGACGGCCCCGCCGGGACTCAGCTACGAGCTCATGTCTGACGTGCCAAAAGCTGGCGAACTAATGGCGGCGAGCGAACCCTTATGGAAACCTGACGGTAAAACTCACGGCTACCACACCATAACCTACGGCCCTCTGACTAACGAGCTTCTGCGACGAGTCGACCCAAAACACAGGACACTGGGGAAGTTCTTTGCTGAAGAAATAGCAGAACCATTTG GCCTAGAATTTTACATAGGACTCCCACTGGAAAAGTATTACCGTACAGCAAGGATCCCAGGCCAGGGCAACCTATTATTGTCGACATTGCGAGGTTTGACGAGCGCCACCAATCGACAGGTGCTGTTTCACATGCTGACTACTGACGTCTTCATGAGATCAGTTGAGGACGGCGGGATGGGTTCG ACTGAAGGATTAAACGACCCCTACAAACTCCTGGTGGAGATACCGTCGGCGAGTGGAATAGGAATGGCTGAATCCGTTGCTAAG CTGTATGGCATCCTAGCGATGGGTGGTACTGACCCTCAAACCAACAAGACCCTCTTCTCGAGACAAACTGCACACGATATGATGAAAGACAGACAACCTACTTTAGACAGAACTCTGGGAATACCAATGGCTTATAATCTGGGATTCGCTCTTCTTCAAATGGAG GAGGGTGTTATGTACGGACATGCCGGTGCAGGTGGCCAAATGGGGTTCGCCGACCCCGTGAATAAACTTGGATTTGCCTTCGTTAGCTCCTCCCAGTCACCGTTTGTCTTTCCCCACCACGCACCCCGGACTAAAGCTCTCCTGGCTTCGCTCTATACCTGTGTGAAGAATCAACCAACGACATGA